The Flavobacteriales bacterium DNA window CTTTGGATGCCAAGCTCCTCTTTGCCAGTGGGAGTACCGCTGTGAGCAGCGAGGGAAAGAGCGCCATCATCGATCTGGCCAAGGCCATTCAGGATGAAGAGGACCTCAAGATCCTGGTCGAAGGACATACCGACACCGATAAGATCATCGGCAATTCCGCGCCCTATAAAGACAACTGGGACCTCAGTGTGATGCGGGCCACTTCCGTAGTGCGCATCATGATGGACAACAGCAATATCGATCCCCAGCAATTGACCGCGGCTGGGCGGAGCGAATACCTCCCTGTGGACCCAGATGACAAGGCCAAGAACCGTAGGATCGAGATCATCCTCATCCCGAATCTGACGGAGCTCTTCGACCTCATCAATGAGCAGTGATCCGGCTTTTTGCGATAGCTAGCGCTCTGATCCTCCTTTCTTCCTGCTCGCAGGAGTCATCGTCTGGCTCCCAGTCCATGCCTCCTTGGTACAGCGCCATCGACAGCAGCTCGGTATTCGGCTATCGCATCGGAGAGCGTGGTGCCTTTGCAGATACACTACTGTATGCCAGCGACTGTACGTCCTGCCCGGACTCAGTGCGTATACAGGTCATTGCTGATGGGCCACTCCTGACCGGAATCCATAGTACCTTGCACGTGGATAGTCCATCCCACTCGCATGTGTGGACACAGCTGATGCAACACTATGACTCCTTATATGGTACAAGCCGGGCTACCGCTGGATATGGGACCTGGAGCACCGCAGCGATCGATGGCCGACTGGTAGAGGTCGAGCTTATCGATGGACTCATCGCCTTCCGGCAGCCCAACATACGCAGCACCTGGACCCTGATCAGCGATCGACTCTATGAAGAATGAAGCCTTTCTATCCGTCAGTGGGCTACAAGCCTCTTTCCATACCGAGCAGGGGATGCAGGATGTGCTACACGATATCGACATCCAACTCGCTCGTGGGCGTACCTTGGGTATCGTAGGAGAATCCGGCTCTGGGAAGTCTGTCACCTCACTCAGCCTCATGCGACTCATCCCCTCTCCACCCATCCATTACAGCGCTGGAGAGATCCGTTTGGGAGAAGAACGCGTCTCACTCGACCCCACCGACCTCTCCCGCATCAGGGAATTGCGTGGGAAGCGTATCGCTATGATCTTCCAAGAACCCATGAGCTCGCTGAATCCCCTGCATCGCTGTGGGCATCAGGTGATGGAAGCGATACAGACCCATAGACCCTTGGACGAGACAGCTTGTCAAGCTGAGGTGATCGAGCTCTTCGCTCAGGTCAAGCTCCCCGATCCGATGCGAGCCTTCAGAAGCTATCCTCACGAGCTATCTGGAGGTCAACTCCAGCGGGTGATGATCGCCATGGCCATCTGCAACCGCCCCGATCTGCTAATAGCCGATGAGCCCACCACTGCACTGGATGTCACTGTACAACGCGAGGTCATCGAATTGCTTCAAGAATTACAGAACAGTGAGGGAATGGCCATGATGTTCATCAGTCACGACCTCGGTGTGGTGGGACAGATTGCCGATGAACTCATTGTGATGAAGAACGGCCACATCGTGGAGCAAGGCGATGCGCGCAGCATTCTTGCCTCACCTCAAGCAGACTATACCAAGGGACTCTTGGCGAGCCGACCTCCGCTCTCTGGCAGACCGGAGCGACTCATGACCGTTTCTGATTTCGAATCGGGAGAAGGAAAGGAGTCACCACAGGTCAGCAGCGCTACACGTGCTGAACGACATGAAGCCATCTATGCCCAGCCTCCCCTGTTGGAAGTCGAAGAGCTGCATACCTGGTACCCCATACGCAAAGGCATGCTGGGCAAGGCCAGCGAGCATGTCAAAGCCGTCAACGGTGTGGATCTACAGCTCTATCCGGGAGAGACCTTGGGCGTGGTGGGAGAATCGGGATGTGGGAAGTCCACTCTTGGGCGCACCATCATCGGACTGGAGCAGGCACATGCCGGAACCATCCGCTATCAAGGCAGAGACGTCAGTGAGATGGACCGTTCTGAACACAAGGGGTTCGTCAAGGAGGTGCAGATGATCTTTCAAGATCCTTACTCCTCCCTCAATCCGCGTATCTCCATTGGGGAGGCCATCCGAGAACCGATGGATGTACACCACATCCTACCCACCAAGACACAACGCAAAGAGCGGGTCATCCAACTACTCGAGCAAGTGGGCCTGCAGGCCGATCACTATCACCGCTATCCGCATGAATTCTCTGGAGGCCAGCGCCAACGCATCTGCATTGCCCGCACTCTCGCCTTGGACCCCAAGGTGGTCATCTGCGATGAATCCGTATCGGCCTTGGATGTCTCCGTACAGGCACAGGTGCTCAATCTGCTCAATGATCTGAAGGAAGCCTATGGATTGAGCTACATATTCATCTCGCATGACCTTTCGGTGGTGCGCTACATGAGCGATAAGGTGATGGTGATGCATCAGGGACAGGTGGTGGAGTATGAAGAGGCAGATGCCCTGTATCGCTCTCCCCAGGCAGCCTATACCGAGCGACTTATCGCCTCGGCCTATACCTTGGATTGATCCTCGTCCAGCTGGCTATTCATCACCTGCTGCTGGATCTCGATGCTCTCTAGATGTAAGGCTTCCAAGAATCGCTGAATGAATTCATCACGTAGTTCGAGCTGGGATCCCCATTGCATGTAGTTCTCCATGATCTCGAGCCAGCGTTCCAATTGGAAGATGGTCACGTTCTGCTCCTTCTTCTTGAATCCGATCTCTTCGACCACTTTCATTCGCTCGGAAAGCAACTCCATCAGGGATTCATCGATATTATCGATACGGGCGCGCAAGCGTTGGATCTCATCGGTAAAATGTGCGTCCCCTGTGCTTGGTTCGCGTATTTCCAGGTTCTCCAGTATGCGGGACAAATGCGTGGGTGTGACCTGTTGACGGGCATCGCTCAGGGCTTCTTCCGGTCTGAAATGGGTCTCGATCAGCAGACCATCCATATAAAGGTCCATGGCGCGTTGCGCCACGCGCGGGATGATCTCTGGATCTCCTGCGATATGGCTCACGTCACAGATGATGGGCAGTTCTGGTAGACGGGTCTTCATCTCGATGGCCAACTCCCAGTTGGGAAGATTGCGGTAAGGATAGTTGTCTTGATAGTGGAAGCCGCGATGGATGGCCCCCAGTTTATTCACCCCGGCCCTATTGATCCGCTCCAGTGCTCCTATCCATAGGCCCATATCGGGGTGGATGGGATTCTTGACGAATACGGGGATATCCACTCCTTGTAGCGCATCTGCGATCTCTTGTACGGAGAAGGGATTGACCGTAGTGCGTGCACCTATCCATAAGGCATCGACCCCGTATTTCAGACAGAGTTCCACATGCTCGGCATTGGCCACTTCGGTAGTGACGGGAATCTGTAGTTCTTCCTTGACGGACGCCAGCCATTGCAGAGCTTCTTCTCCTTTGCCTTCAAAACTTCCGGGGCGGGTACGGGGTTTCCAGATGCCGGCCCGGAGTAAGAAGGGTCTTCCCAATTCCTTGATCTCCCGGGCTGTGGTGAAGAGCTGTTCTTCATATTCAGCACTGCATGGACCTAGGATGAGCATCGGGCGCTCCCCAGTCGGATTCCAATCAGCAAAGGGATATATGTCCTTGATCGTGGTCATCAGCTCGCACAAAGGAAATCATTGATTCTATCTTTGGTCCCGTGGCGAGGACATTTTACCTACTGGGCCTGCTGCTTCTGCTGAGCACCTGCAAGAAGGCAGATGACCGCCCTTGCATCAAGGGTTCGGGCGATGCTATCACCGAGACCCGTCATCCGGGAGCTTTCCATTCGCTGATGCTCTATGACGATATCGACTACGACCTTATACAGGACTCTACCGATAAGGTGGTCATAGAATGTGGGGAGAATCTGGTCAATTTCGTGAGCACGGAAATAGATAATGGCGTATTGAGCATCCGCGATGAGAACAGCTGTCACTGGCTCCGGAGTCTTCCGGTCAAGATCAAGGTGCGGGTACATTTCACACAATTGGCGAGCATACGCAATGAGGGCTCAGGCATATTGCGCACCGTAGGTGCTATGGAGCAGGAGGTGATCGTTTTTGACAACTACCACTCGGCCAGTGAGAACTATCTGGAGATCAAGGCCCAAGAGGCGACCATACGCATCAATGCCGGTGGACCTGTGATAGAGGTAAAGGGAGAATCCCATCATGTGAATCTGAGGAATTCAGGCATCGGTAAGCTACATGCTGAAGAGTTGGTGAGCCACAGCGTATGGGCCGATAATCAAGGGCATGGGACCATACGGACCACGGTGGATGGCGGACTCTTCTGGTATCTGCTCGATGGCTATGGCGATATCTACTACCGCGGAGAGGTGGAGGAGTACATCGAGGTGAGCCGGACGGGTGAGGGGGAGTTGATCTTGATGGAATGATCAACATTCCATCAATGGACCGCTATCTGGATAGTCCGTTGATATTCCTCGGTCCTCAAATCTAAAAAGTACAGCCCTGGCCGTAGATTCTCGATTCCAATCTGTGAATCGAATGATAAGTCAACATCCTCTATTATTTCTTGACCTAGAACGGAATAGATACTTATTCGCCCCTTATCCGAGATCCAAGAATTCCAGCTCGATCCAAAATCGACCTGCACTGAACCTGTGCTCGGGTTAGGAAAGACGAGGACTTCAGAAAGATAGTCTCCTTCAACATATGAAAAAGGACCGAAAAGCTGTGCACTCGGGATGACATGCGTATCCAATTCAGAAAAGGACCATGAAAGCTTCACTCTTGATTGAATCTCAAAATGACGATAATCTAGAATAAAGTTATATCTCAATCCAGCTTCAAAGTACGTTTGAACAGAATGCGTGTCTATATGTGGCATGCTAGACAACTCATCCATGATCAACGAATCTTCCAAGAATAGCTGAACGTGCCCATCATGATACACCTCTAGATCATAGACTCCAGTGTAAGGTGCGAGTATGGATCCAATATAAACCACACTATAATCATTGTTAGGAAAGGACCAACTAGGTATCACAGGATTGGAATTGCTCCAATTTCCGTCTACTAGGGCTTTGTTCACCTCTGAATGGAACTCTCTATTCTCATCAGTACCGATATAATATTGAACCACGAGGTCTTCTGATTCATCACCATAGAAGTAATCATGCAAATAGTCATACTCTAGGTTCAGGGTCGTATCGCTGGCATGAAATGAAGTGGTCAAAGAGGTACTAGAAGGATCTCCCCAATCTTTGAATCGATACAGTCTATTGGATTGAATAACGAATTCTTCAGTCTCTAGAGTTCTTTTCATGTTTAGAATACTCTGTACATCTTCTCCAGTCAATAACGAAGAGCCATCGACTTTTATAGGAATCCCTTCCGGGTCGGATTCTACGCTGAAAAAGCAGTATTCAGGTAGGACATCCGTGTGGACAGAGGACTCCAATCCTGATGAATCCACAGCCTTTAATTCTACTCTGAACCAAACATCATTGGCTACTTCTCCTTGATCTGGAATGACGTAGTATCCACTCGATTGACCTGTGTATCCGAGTAGTGCGGGATGTCGATGGACATTATGGTGGAAGTATATGTCCCAAACCCAATCAGCTGGGTCGATGGGCCCATCCTCGATGTCGGTGACCATCCCTGAGAACCAAAGTGTATCTCCAGCTTGATAGGTAGCTCCCGATGCTGGTTGAAGTATCTGTACCTGTGGTCTTGAGTCGTCCAGTACACTCAACAAAACCTCTTGAGAAGAAACCTGACCAAAGGAATTGGAGATCTCGCATTGGATAATGCTTCCATTATCCTCAATGTCTATAGGTCCGATGGCAATTGCAGGAGCATTAGAACTTGGTATCTCGACTTGATCCTTATACCACGTGTAATCCAGTTCACCCTCTCCTCCCGCAGTAAGTGAGAATTCAGCCGTTTCTCCTATCACGGCTATCGCGTCTTGTGGTTGTTCTATAACAAAAGGCACTCCCGAGCCAGCATATTCAACTCTGAGTATCCGGTTATTATAAATTTCAGATATCAATATTGCCCCATCGGAGAGTGTCAGAATCGCATTGGGAAATTGAAAGCCTGTGGCAAACACTGCAACATCTAAAGTCAAAGGATCCAGAGAACGAACTTCCCCTTCACAGTGCTCCATGAAAAAGAACATGGACTCATACTCTTCTGGAAAAATGACAATTTCAGGTTCATAGAACGTAGCCCCTACGATGGCACATCCGTCTGAATGATCATAGGCATGAAGCGGGTCTTGATATCCCTCAGGAGGGGTTTCCCCTGGCTGTATGGGCCCTTCGATACTTCCCCAACCGTAGTGCGCACCTTCGATGACCTCATTGACCTCTTCCCACTCCTCATTGCCCACATCATTGAAAAAGATCCTTCCCGTGCTTCCTTGTTTGGCCATGGTGTAGGGATTCCTGACCCCAATGCCCCAAATGGCCTTTTGGTCATCATCGGTCTCATTGTAGAATGGATTATTTGTAGGAATCTCACCATCCTCAGTGATTCGGAGGATTTTTCCCAAGGTAGTGGTCATCTGTTCGGCACTTTGCCATCCAGTGCCATCTCCCACACCTATGATGATATCTCCATTGTCATCGAAAACCATTCCACCTCCATTGTGCCAAGCAGCCCACATGGTATCAAACTCAAATATGGTCTCTTCTGTCTCTGAAGAAGCTGTATTCCCGCTGGACTGAACCCTGATGAGGACGTTCCTATTCTCGTCTACAACTGTATAGTAGATATAGACATATCCATTCACATCGAAGTCAGGATGGAGCAATAATCCAGTAATTCCCCTTTCTCCAGGAGTTTCTGTTTCAACGGAATAAAATGGCTGATCTAGGAGAATCCCATCCTCTATTATGCGGACATCCCCTCCTTTCTCAGCGACAAAGACCCGCCCATCTGGAGCTTGGACCATTTGGGTAGGAAGGTTAACTCCTTCTATATATGTCGAGACTGTGAAGCCTGATGGCAATGTTTGCCCTATCCCCATCACGGTAATAACACTTAAGAACAGTGCCCATAGAACCCCTTTATTCATTCCCTTCTGCATTGGAGCTTCAAAGATATCCTGATATAGAGGTTGACTAAGATTAACAAGCTACTAGATTTGGTTTCTCAACGAGAACGTATGCCACTATCCATCACCAAAAAGAAATCTGCTCCGAATGGGGCGGATCGGATCCATATCCTTTCCAAGATAGCGCAGGTAAATGCCATTGACTTGGAAATGGCCGAGTGCAAGGCTGCTCGCAGCGCGTTGAAAGACTCCGATCAATTCACTCTCCATCACCTGGACCATGCCATCCACATCGTGCTGGTCAAAAGCGATAAGAAAGGCTACCAGCATCTGGAGACTCTCCGCAGCAAAGGTGCAGAGATATGTGCGCAGATCAATAGTGCGAAACGCAGCAGCGTACATGTGGTCTCTGAGAACGGAGCCTATCTGAAGGCCCTGGTCGAAGGACTCGTACTGGCCAATTATCAATTCATCAAATACCGCAAAGACCGCAAGGAGAAGGCCCATTCGCTCAAGCGCATCTCTGTGGAAGGTCCCATGACTGCGGGCGAATTGAAAAAACTCAAGGGACTGCTGGAGTCGGTCTATGACACGCGTGATCTGGTCAACGAACCTTTCTCTCATCTCACCGCTCCGCAATTGGGCAAGGAGATCAAGAAGATCGGTCGCTCGGCCGGGTTCAAGGTGGAGGTCATGGGACGCAAGAAGATAGAGGCCCTCAAGATGGGCGGTCTACTGGCCGTCAACCGGGGCAGTCTGGATGATCCCACCTTCAGCATATTGGAGTGGAAAAATCCCAAGGCCAAGAACGATAAGCCGATCGTACTGGTAGGTAAAGGTGTGGTCTACGATACAGGAGGCCTGAGCCTCAAGCCTACGCCCAACAGCATGGACCTCATGAAGTCCGATATGGCCGGAGCGGCAATGATGATCGGTACCATGGCCGCCATCAGTCGGGCCGAACTGCCCTTGCATGTCATCGCACTCATCCCCGCTACCGACAACCGACCAGGAGGCAATGCCTACGCCCCGGGCGATGTGGTCACCATGTACGATGGGACTACCGTAGAAGTCTGG harbors:
- a CDS encoding ABC transporter ATP-binding protein, which codes for MKNEAFLSVSGLQASFHTEQGMQDVLHDIDIQLARGRTLGIVGESGSGKSVTSLSLMRLIPSPPIHYSAGEIRLGEERVSLDPTDLSRIRELRGKRIAMIFQEPMSSLNPLHRCGHQVMEAIQTHRPLDETACQAEVIELFAQVKLPDPMRAFRSYPHELSGGQLQRVMIAMAICNRPDLLIADEPTTALDVTVQREVIELLQELQNSEGMAMMFISHDLGVVGQIADELIVMKNGHIVEQGDARSILASPQADYTKGLLASRPPLSGRPERLMTVSDFESGEGKESPQVSSATRAERHEAIYAQPPLLEVEELHTWYPIRKGMLGKASEHVKAVNGVDLQLYPGETLGVVGESGCGKSTLGRTIIGLEQAHAGTIRYQGRDVSEMDRSEHKGFVKEVQMIFQDPYSSLNPRISIGEAIREPMDVHHILPTKTQRKERVIQLLEQVGLQADHYHRYPHEFSGGQRQRICIARTLALDPKVVICDESVSALDVSVQAQVLNLLNDLKEAYGLSYIFISHDLSVVRYMSDKVMVMHQGQVVEYEEADALYRSPQAAYTERLIASAYTLD
- a CDS encoding bifunctional 3-deoxy-7-phosphoheptulonate synthase/chorismate mutase type II, encoding MTTIKDIYPFADWNPTGERPMLILGPCSAEYEEQLFTTAREIKELGRPFLLRAGIWKPRTRPGSFEGKGEEALQWLASVKEELQIPVTTEVANAEHVELCLKYGVDALWIGARTTVNPFSVQEIADALQGVDIPVFVKNPIHPDMGLWIGALERINRAGVNKLGAIHRGFHYQDNYPYRNLPNWELAIEMKTRLPELPIICDVSHIAGDPEIIPRVAQRAMDLYMDGLLIETHFRPEEALSDARQQVTPTHLSRILENLEIREPSTGDAHFTDEIQRLRARIDNIDESLMELLSERMKVVEEIGFKKKEQNVTIFQLERWLEIMENYMQWGSQLELRDEFIQRFLEALHLESIEIQQQVMNSQLDEDQSKV
- a CDS encoding T9SS type A sorting domain-containing protein, whose translation is MVQAPDGRVFVAEKGGDVRIIEDGILLDQPFYSVETETPGERGITGLLLHPDFDVNGYVYIYYTVVDENRNVLIRVQSSGNTASSETEETIFEFDTMWAAWHNGGGMVFDDNGDIIIGVGDGTGWQSAEQMTTTLGKILRITEDGEIPTNNPFYNETDDDQKAIWGIGVRNPYTMAKQGSTGRIFFNDVGNEEWEEVNEVIEGAHYGWGSIEGPIQPGETPPEGYQDPLHAYDHSDGCAIVGATFYEPEIVIFPEEYESMFFFMEHCEGEVRSLDPLTLDVAVFATGFQFPNAILTLSDGAILISEIYNNRILRVEYAGSGVPFVIEQPQDAIAVIGETAEFSLTAGGEGELDYTWYKDQVEIPSSNAPAIAIGPIDIEDNGSIIQCEISNSFGQVSSQEVLLSVLDDSRPQVQILQPASGATYQAGDTLWFSGMVTDIEDGPIDPADWVWDIYFHHNVHRHPALLGYTGQSSGYYVIPDQGEVANDVWFRVELKAVDSSGLESSVHTDVLPEYCFFSVESDPEGIPIKVDGSSLLTGEDVQSILNMKRTLETEEFVIQSNRLYRFKDWGDPSSTSLTTSFHASDTTLNLEYDYLHDYFYGDESEDLVVQYYIGTDENREFHSEVNKALVDGNWSNSNPVIPSWSFPNNDYSVVYIGSILAPYTGVYDLEVYHDGHVQLFLEDSLIMDELSSMPHIDTHSVQTYFEAGLRYNFILDYRHFEIQSRVKLSWSFSELDTHVIPSAQLFGPFSYVEGDYLSEVLVFPNPSTGSVQVDFGSSWNSWISDKGRISIYSVLGQEIIEDVDLSFDSQIGIENLRPGLYFLDLRTEEYQRTIQIAVH
- a CDS encoding leucyl aminopeptidase family protein, translated to MAECKAARSALKDSDQFTLHHLDHAIHIVLVKSDKKGYQHLETLRSKGAEICAQINSAKRSSVHVVSENGAYLKALVEGLVLANYQFIKYRKDRKEKAHSLKRISVEGPMTAGELKKLKGLLESVYDTRDLVNEPFSHLTAPQLGKEIKKIGRSAGFKVEVMGRKKIEALKMGGLLAVNRGSLDDPTFSILEWKNPKAKNDKPIVLVGKGVVYDTGGLSLKPTPNSMDLMKSDMAGAAMMIGTMAAISRAELPLHVIALIPATDNRPGGNAYAPGDVVTMYDGTTVEVWNTDAEGRMLLADALSYAKKYSPDLVIDAATLTGAAIRALGPYASCVMGTADDRTFDRLEKAGFRTYERVVRMPFWKEYRKELDSDIADIKNLGGANAGQITAGKFLEHFTDYPWVHIDIAGPAFLTSKDSYRGKWGTGYGVRLLFEMLSQYP